One segment of Calypte anna isolate BGI_N300 chromosome 4A, bCalAnn1_v1.p, whole genome shotgun sequence DNA contains the following:
- the RELL1 gene encoding RELT-like protein 1 — MAPAATGGILPTASSLGPTAAWPGNHSAPDNGEFLQALSRQLVLQTTTLSTKTDGNEGKPEHLEYIAFALVPVFFIMGLLGILICHVLKKKGYRCTTEAEQVEEEKLDEKIEMNDTIHENSDTVGQIVNYIMKNEANADVLKAMVADSSVFEPESPLSPGSPESPTSPGSPLSPGAAPLKHTCKGHHFHTVGGVIEKDVCSRCSHKRWHFIKPAHKSKEHRRSRLGEVTVLSVGRFRVTKVEHKSNSKERKSLMSLSGVESINGDMLSTPVKQEASESPAMPVKQEVKGRRSSQ; from the exons ATAATGGAGAGTTTCTCCAGGCTTTGTCAAGACAACTTGTCTTACAGACAACTACTTTGTCAACTAAAACTGATGGCAATGAAGGCAAGCCTGAACACCTAGAGTACATTGCCTTTGCCTTGGttcctgttttcttcatcaTGGGTCTCTTGGGGATCCTCATCTGTCATGTTCTTAAGAAAAAAGGATATCGGTGTACAACAGAGGCTGAGCaagtagaagaagaaaaacttgaTGAAAAAATAG AAATGAATGACACTATACATGAGAATAGCGACACTGTGGGACAAATTGTTAACTACATTATGAAAAATGAAG CAAATGCTGATGTGTTAAAGGCCATGGTAGCAGATAGCAGTGTCTTTGAACCTGAAAG CCCTTTATCTCCTGGCTCTCCTGAGAGTCCAACGAGTCCAGGGTCTCCTTTGTCACCTGGTGCTGCTCCACTTAAACACACCTGCAAAGGCCATCACTTCCATACTGTTGGAGGAGTGATAGAAAAGGATGTTTGTAGTCGGTGTAGCCACAAACGGTGGCACTTTATAAAGCCAGCTCACAAATCTAAAGAGCACAGAAGAAGTCGCCTGGGAGAAGTTACAGTCCTTTCTGTAGGAAG ATTTAGAGTCACAAAAGTGGAGCACAAATCAAATTCCAAAGAACGGAAAAGCCTGATGTCTCTTAGTGGTGTGGAGAGCATAAATGGTGATATGCTGAGCACGCCGGTGAAGCAGGAAGCGAGTGAATCACCTGCCATGCCTGTGAAACAGGAGGTGAAAGGGAGGAGAAGCTCACAGTAA
- the C4AH4orf19 gene encoding uncharacterized protein C4orf19 homolog isoform X2: MGCRCCKMIQSYIFDPEAPPSPGCINEVNSYKHNEQGSNKFKFKENNENQEQKNEHQEDELNGTENKNQVNSIKETLWDHDGNDFQEAKLIKCVAKLDVAVNGGNSCTGAHPMLNPSINPGNKASEEGPASQSETSSASSRDFHTKSNGFGQELDLAAVRQRKAACKEPNSIQDGNSCSAKDNIFLKGSAVLETQNNVIQLPDIDYPQNGNQTRNYVERYSFSVHCAHSDQNTGPSAIQDQNFCVTPPSPIKKSSIEPSKTDSTSLSEGIPSGITTMAVTKVAQTPTHPSQKGTSGEMEEEDAEVAAALAALEAATAGEDMEDDNEY; encoded by the exons ATGGGGTGCAGGTGCTGCAAAATGATACAAAG CTATATTTTTGATCCAGAAGCACCACCATCACCTGGATGCATTAATGAAGTAAACAGCTACAAACACAATGAGCAAGGCAGCAATAAATTCAAATTCAAAGAGAATAATGAAaatcaagaacaaaaaaatgaacacCAGGAAGATGAGCTAAACggtacagaaaataaaaatcaggtaAATAGCATAAAAGAAACTCTCTGGGACCACGATGGCAATGATTTTCAAGAGGCTAAGCTCATAAAGTGTGTGGCAAAACTTGATGTTGCAGTCAATGGTGGCAACTCCTGCACTGGAGCACACCCCATGCTCAACCCCAGCATAAACCCAGGGAATAAAGCCAGTGAAGAGGGACCAGCCAGCCAGTCAGAGACTTCTTCAGCCAGTAGTAGAGACTTTCACACCAAATCAAATGGGTTTGGCCAGGAACTTGACCTAGCAGCAGTcaggcagaggaaggcagcCTGCAAGGAGCCAAACAGTATTCAAGATGGGAACTCCTGTTCTGCAAAAGACAACATCTTTCTCAAAGGAAGTGCAGTACTGGAGACACAAAACAATGTAATTCAACTGCCAGACATTGATTATCCCCAAAATGGCAATCAAACCAGGAACTATGTTGAAAGATATAGTTTTTCAGTCCATTGTGCACATTCAGACCAAAACACTGGACCTTCAGCAATACAGGACCAAAACTTTTGCGTAACTCCACCTTCTCCTataaagaaaagcagtattGAGCCTTCTAAAACTGATTCCACAAGTCTGAGTGAGGGCATTCCCAGTGGCATCACTACTATGGCTGTTACCAAAGTAGCACAGACACCCACACACCCCAGTCAAAAAGGCACCAGTGGAGAAATGGAGGAGGAAGACGCAgaagtggcagcagctctggctgcactGGAAGCTGCAACTGCAGGGGAAGACATGGAAGATGACAATGAGTACTAG
- the C4AH4orf19 gene encoding uncharacterized protein C4orf19 homolog isoform X1 produces MIHINMISPQLKATLSARWHPRKIFNCTASSLVLKKIQMGCRCCKMIQSYIFDPEAPPSPGCINEVNSYKHNEQGSNKFKFKENNENQEQKNEHQEDELNGTENKNQVNSIKETLWDHDGNDFQEAKLIKCVAKLDVAVNGGNSCTGAHPMLNPSINPGNKASEEGPASQSETSSASSRDFHTKSNGFGQELDLAAVRQRKAACKEPNSIQDGNSCSAKDNIFLKGSAVLETQNNVIQLPDIDYPQNGNQTRNYVERYSFSVHCAHSDQNTGPSAIQDQNFCVTPPSPIKKSSIEPSKTDSTSLSEGIPSGITTMAVTKVAQTPTHPSQKGTSGEMEEEDAEVAAALAALEAATAGEDMEDDNEY; encoded by the exons ATTTCTCCCCAACTGAAGGCCACTCTCAGTGCAAGATGGCATCCTAGAAAGATCTTCAACTGTACGGCATCCAGTCTTGT ATTAAAGAAAATCCAGATGGGGTGCAGGTGCTGCAAAATGATACAAAG CTATATTTTTGATCCAGAAGCACCACCATCACCTGGATGCATTAATGAAGTAAACAGCTACAAACACAATGAGCAAGGCAGCAATAAATTCAAATTCAAAGAGAATAATGAAaatcaagaacaaaaaaatgaacacCAGGAAGATGAGCTAAACggtacagaaaataaaaatcaggtaAATAGCATAAAAGAAACTCTCTGGGACCACGATGGCAATGATTTTCAAGAGGCTAAGCTCATAAAGTGTGTGGCAAAACTTGATGTTGCAGTCAATGGTGGCAACTCCTGCACTGGAGCACACCCCATGCTCAACCCCAGCATAAACCCAGGGAATAAAGCCAGTGAAGAGGGACCAGCCAGCCAGTCAGAGACTTCTTCAGCCAGTAGTAGAGACTTTCACACCAAATCAAATGGGTTTGGCCAGGAACTTGACCTAGCAGCAGTcaggcagaggaaggcagcCTGCAAGGAGCCAAACAGTATTCAAGATGGGAACTCCTGTTCTGCAAAAGACAACATCTTTCTCAAAGGAAGTGCAGTACTGGAGACACAAAACAATGTAATTCAACTGCCAGACATTGATTATCCCCAAAATGGCAATCAAACCAGGAACTATGTTGAAAGATATAGTTTTTCAGTCCATTGTGCACATTCAGACCAAAACACTGGACCTTCAGCAATACAGGACCAAAACTTTTGCGTAACTCCACCTTCTCCTataaagaaaagcagtattGAGCCTTCTAAAACTGATTCCACAAGTCTGAGTGAGGGCATTCCCAGTGGCATCACTACTATGGCTGTTACCAAAGTAGCACAGACACCCACACACCCCAGTCAAAAAGGCACCAGTGGAGAAATGGAGGAGGAAGACGCAgaagtggcagcagctctggctgcactGGAAGCTGCAACTGCAGGGGAAGACATGGAAGATGACAATGAGTACTAG